The genomic DNA CGATGTGCACCCGCCCCGAGGTGGCCTCGACCATCCGGTTGACCATGCGCATCAGGGTGGTCTTGCCGGAGCCGGAGGAGCCCACCAGCACCACCGACTCGTGGGAGGCGACCTCGAGGCTGAAGTCCTCGACGGCCAGCGTGCCGCCCGGGTACTGCTTGCGGACGTTCTCGAATCCGATCACGGGCTGCTCCCCATCGGGTCGTCATGTGCAGTGATGTCCGGCGTCCTGCGGACCGGCTCCCCGGGCCGATCCGCACGGGTAGATCGCCGCCCGGCCTGGAGATCCGGTGAGTTCGACACTACGCCATCGCCCCGACGAGGCAGCGGTTGTCGCGCGCTTCAGCGCCCGGTCTCCTCCAGCGCGGGGCGCACGGCGACGCTGAGGTCGGAGCGCTCGATCACCAGCGCCTGTCCCTCGCCGACCTCGAGGTGGCCCGTCTGCGGGATGCCCGTGGAGGCGACGATGACGCGGTCGGCGTCGATGCGGTAGCGCAGGGCGTACATGTCGGCCACCTGGTGGCGCGCCGCCTGCGCAGGGTCGTGCTGCTGGTAGGCGACCATCAGGTCGGGGGTCATCACCAGGCAGTTCAGCGCTTCCGGTACCCGGGCGCCGTGGTGCAGGCACAGCGCGGTCAGCTCGGCCGCGGCGTGCTGCACCGCCGCGGCGAGGTCGTGCTCACGCTGGTGGAGGGTGATCAGGGAGTAGAACAGCTCGGAGTCGGTGGTGCCCTCCGGGGTACGGCCCCCGCGGGCCAGGATCGCCTCGCGCAGCGGTGCGGAGAGGTCGAACTGGCCGTTGTGCGCGAAGACCGTCTCCCCCTCCCGGAACGGGTGGGTGTTCGCGATCTCCATCGGCAGACCAGGACTGGCGCGGCGCAGGTGCACGAGCATCATCGGCCCCCGCGCGGCGGCGATCGCCTCGCGATAGGCGGCGGATTCCCGTGCCACGTCGAGGTGGCGGCGGGTCTGCGGCCGACGGGGGTTCGCGAGCCGCGCGCCTCGGCCGCAGTGGTCAGCCGAACCACCGTGGTCGGCCGAACTACCGTGGTCGGCCGAACCGCCGTGGTCAGCGCCGCTCTCCGGGTCAGCTCTGGCGTCCGCGTCACCGCTGCCGCCCGGTTCACCCTGTCGGTCCTGACGCTCCCGGCCGTCCTCGTCGTCGAACCAGGCCACGCCCCAGCCGTCGCGGTGGACCTCGGACTGAGCGGTGAAGGGCTCGATCTCCTCCCCCACGGCCCGGTCCAGGGCGATGGGGCCACGGGAGACGACGCCGAGCAGACGGCACATGGGGGCACCAGCTTTCGCGAGCAGGGGCAGGACCGGACCTCGGGACGAAGGACGGGCTCAGCCCGCGGTCGCGCGCGCCTTCATCCGGGCGTCGAGGGCGAGCGCGATACGGGTGAGCAGGAAGTTCAGCACGATGTAGATGACGGAGACGACCACGTAGGTCTGCACCAGGTAACGCGTGATCGAGACCATCGTCTTGCCCTGGAACTGGAGCTCGTTGACGCTGACCACGTAGCCGAGGGTGGAGTCCTTCAACAGGGTGACCAGGGCCAGGATCAGGCTGGGCAGCACCAGGCGCACCGCCTGCGGCAGGATCACGTGGACCAGGGCGTCGCGTCGGCCCAGACCGATCGCGGCGGCGGCCTCGTGCTGACCGCGGTCGACGGCCTTGATGCCGGCGCGGAACACCTCGGCGGTGGTCGCGGCCGAGACCAGGATCATCGGGATGACCAGCATCCAGAACCGTGGGAGGGTGACGCCGAAGGCGGGCAGCGCCAGCAGGAAGGCGTAGACGACCAGCAGCATCGGGATGCCGCGGAAGAACTCGATCCAGGTGGCGGCCGGGGCCCGCAGGAGCCTGAACCGTGAGAGGCGGGCCAGGGCCAGCAGCAGGCCGAAGGGGAAGGCGACCACGGCCGCGACCGCGGTGACCTGCAGCGTGCCCAACAGCCCGCGGCCGAGGAAGGCGAGGTAGTCGACCCGCAGGTAGACGACCCACTTGTTCGGATCCAGCTGGTCGTTCTCGGCGAACTGCCACAGCCCGCCGGCGATCAGGCCCAGGATCACCACCGTGCTGAGGAGGGACAGCAGCAGGATGCGTCGGCGCCCCTTGGGCCCGGGGGCGTCGAAGAGCACCTGCGTGGCGGAGTTGCTGGTGGTTGTCATGACCCCATCTCCTCCCGCTCGTCCCTCGCAGTTCGTCGACCGGGGAGGTTCATGACCCCATCTCCTCCCGCTCGTGCCTCGCAGTTCGTCGACCGGGGATCATGCTTGCGCTCCTGCGGTGACGTCCAGCGCCTTGCGGTCCCTGCCGCGCTCGGAATCGCCGCCCGGGGAGACAGCACGCTCGAGGGCGCCGCCGAGGGCCGCACCGCCGAGGGACATGCCGAGATAGACGGCTCCGGCGACCAGGAACATGAGCACTGCCTGCGCGTACTGGATGTTGAGGGTCTGGGTGACCCAGGTGATCTCGCTGACCGCGATCGCCGAGCACAGCGCCGAGCCGATCACGGTGCCGATGAACACGTTCACCAGGGGTTGGATCATGGTGCGGAAGGCCTGCGGGAGCACCACGTACCGCAGAGTGCCGAAGAAGCCGAGCCCGATGGAGCGGGCGGCCTCGGCGTGGCCGACGGGCACGGTGTTGATGCCCGAGCGCACGTTCTCGCACACGAAGGCGGCCGAGGACAGCGTCAGGCCGAGAACGCCGCACCAGAAGTAGGGCAGGCGCAGGCCGACGTCGGGCAGGCCGAAAGAGATGAGGATCAGCAGGCTCAGCAGCGGGATGTTCCGGAAGATCTCGACGTACACCGTCGCCGCCCAGCGCAGCGGCGGGATCGGGCTGACGCGGCACACCGCGAGGGCGGTGCCGACGACGAGCGCGAGCACATAGCCGAGCAGGGTCAGCGCGACGGTGTACGCGATGCCCTGCAGCAGCAGGGGGGTGTTCTCGGCGATGGCTTCCATGCAAACCCTCTCGATGCGGGCGGGGCCGGACGGCGGGAGACCTCGGTGCACAGGCGCAGGCGGCGGGTCGGTGCGCGGGCGGCGGGCCGCCTCCGGTGCACGCGGGCACGTCCCGCCGTCGGCGGATCAGACGGGCAGGTCCCCGGGGGTGGGCGGCTCGGGAGCCTCCCCGTCGACGACCTCGCCGACGGTGGCGGTCCACAGCGCCTCCCAGGTGCCGGAGTCGATGATCTCCTGCAGGAAGGTGTTCACGAAGTCCGCGGCGTCCTCGTGCTCCGTGGACAGCCCGATGCCGTAGGGGTCGTCGACGAAGGGCTCGCCGACCACCGTGACGTCGGGGTCGGCCTTGGAGTTGCCCAGCAGCACTCCCTGGTCCAGGACGTACGCGTCGGAGCGGCCCTGCTTGAGCGCGGCCACGCAGGACTCGTTGTCCGGGAGGGTCTGGACCTTGTCGGGATCGTGGTCGGGCACGTTCTCCTCGATGGCCTGGATCCCGGTCGAGTTCGCCTGGGTGACGAGCTCGAGCCCGGTGAGGTCCTCGGGGCCGGAGATCGAGTCCTTGTCCTCGGTGCGCACCTGGATGGCGGTGCCGGAGAGGTAGTAGGGGCCGGCGAAGTCGATCACCTCGAGCCGCTCGGGGGTGATCGAGTAGGTGGCGATCACGCAGTCCACGGTGCCGTTCTCGACCATCGTCTCGCGGGTCTCGACGGTGGTGTCGATGTACTCGACCTTCTCCGCCCCGTCCTCGCCGAGGATGTACCGGGAAAGCAGCTGGGTGATGCCGGCGTCGAAG from Brachybacterium sacelli includes the following:
- a CDS encoding amino acid ABC transporter permease; translated protein: MTTTSNSATQVLFDAPGPKGRRRILLLSLLSTVVILGLIAGGLWQFAENDQLDPNKWVVYLRVDYLAFLGRGLLGTLQVTAVAAVVAFPFGLLLALARLSRFRLLRAPAATWIEFFRGIPMLLVVYAFLLALPAFGVTLPRFWMLVIPMILVSAATTAEVFRAGIKAVDRGQHEAAAAIGLGRRDALVHVILPQAVRLVLPSLILALVTLLKDSTLGYVVSVNELQFQGKTMVSITRYLVQTYVVVSVIYIVLNFLLTRIALALDARMKARATAG
- a CDS encoding glutamate ABC transporter substrate-binding protein: MTPSTSRPGRRAVVAAAAALPFGAALAACSSDTGSGPDLGGGASDGGGEGTPYGDAIASGPLASEDAVAASAWATAIKDNGKLVRGGTLANQVFSLASTTGEDPTGFDAGITQLLSRYILGEDGAEKVEYIDTTVETRETMVENGTVDCVIATYSITPERLEVIDFAGPYYLSGTAIQVRTEDKDSISGPEDLTGLELVTQANSTGIQAIEENVPDHDPDKVQTLPDNESCVAALKQGRSDAYVLDQGVLLGNSKADPDVTVVGEPFVDDPYGIGLSTEHEDAADFVNTFLQEIIDSGTWEALWTATVGEVVDGEAPEPPTPGDLPV
- a CDS encoding class II glutamine amidotransferase, whose product is MCRLLGVVSRGPIALDRAVGEEIEPFTAQSEVHRDGWGVAWFDDEDGRERQDRQGEPGGSGDADARADPESGADHGGSADHGSSADHGGSADHCGRGARLANPRRPQTRRHLDVARESAAYREAIAAARGPMMLVHLRRASPGLPMEIANTHPFREGETVFAHNGQFDLSAPLREAILARGGRTPEGTTDSELFYSLITLHQREHDLAAAVQHAAAELTALCLHHGARVPEALNCLVMTPDLMVAYQQHDPAQAARHQVADMYALRYRIDADRVIVASTGIPQTGHLEVGEGQALVIERSDLSVAVRPALEETGR
- a CDS encoding amino acid ABC transporter permease, with translation MEAIAENTPLLLQGIAYTVALTLLGYVLALVVGTALAVCRVSPIPPLRWAATVYVEIFRNIPLLSLLILISFGLPDVGLRLPYFWCGVLGLTLSSAAFVCENVRSGINTVPVGHAEAARSIGLGFFGTLRYVVLPQAFRTMIQPLVNVFIGTVIGSALCSAIAVSEITWVTQTLNIQYAQAVLMFLVAGAVYLGMSLGGAALGGALERAVSPGGDSERGRDRKALDVTAGAQA